From the genome of Croceibacterium atlanticum:
TTGCCGACTGACTGGAACGGACGCTTCCTGTTCCAGGGCGGTGCCGGGCTGGACGGGCAGGTTACGCCTGCTTTGGGAACGATTGCCAATTCGGGCGGCCCGCCTGCACTGGCGCGCGGTTTTGCAGTGGTTTCCACCGATAGCGGCCATCAGGGATCCATGATCGATGCCAGCTTCGGTCTCGATCAACAGGCCCGCGTGGATTACGCCTATAACGCGTTGGGCGAGGTTACGGCCGAGGCCAAGCGTTTGCTGGCTGCCTTCTACGGAAGCGGCGCCGAATATTCCTATTTCATGGGCTGTTCCAATGGCGGGCGGCAGGCGCTGGTTGCCTCGCAACGGTTGCCGCTTGAATTCGATGGTATAGTGGCGGGCGATCCGGCCATGAGTTTTTCCCGTCTGGCGTTGGGCGAAGTCTGGAACATGCAGGTGCTGGCGCGGATCGCACCTCGGGACGAGGAGGGGCGCCCCATCTATTCGCGCGCCTTTTCGGACGATGATCTGAGACTGGTGAAAGAAAGCGTGCTCGACCGCTGCGATGCGCTTGATGGCCTGGCAGACGGGATGATCAATGATTGGCAGTCCTGTGATTTCCATCCGCGTGAATTGGTCTGTTCTCCCGGGGCGGAGGACAATTGCCTCGGTGAAGATCAGGCCAGCGTGCTCGATGATCTGATGCAGGGACCGAAGACCGGTTCCGGAAGGCATATCTACGGCCCGTTCAATTACGACACCGGCATTGCTTCTTCCGCATGGCGCGGAATGCGCCTGGGAACGTCGCAGACTGGGGAGCCGAACTCGGCGGATTCCAGCCTTGGGCTTGGCCAGTTCCGCTTTCTGCAACTGACCCCTCCGGAACCGGACTGGAACCCGCTCTCCCCCTACGATCTGGACGAAATGCTTGAACGGCTGCGGCATCAGGGCGGCATGGGGGATGGGGACAGCCCTTTCCTTTCCACCTTCGTGCGGAAGGGAAAGATGATCGTCTATAACGGCCTGTCCGATCAGGGCATGGCCACACCGCATATCGCGCGATGGTATGAAGACATGGTGGCGGCGAGTGGTCCTGACGCGCGAGAGGCCGTGCGGCTATATGCAGTTCCGGGAATGCTTCATTGCGGTGGCGGTGAAGCGACCGACAGTTTCGAGATGCTGGATGCGATCACCGCCTGGGTGGAGCAGGGCGAGGCACCCGAAAGGATCATTGCACGCGGGGACACGATGCCGGGTGTATCCCGCCCATTATGCCCCTATCCTGCGGTGGCGCGCTATCTTGGCGGCGATCCGGATCAATCCGAAAGTTTCGTTTGCAGCGAATAGGGTATCGCGGCGCCCTGTTTGGGCGCCGCGATCGAGCATGGCTATTCAGAAACCCTTGCTTTCATAATCCCAGTCCGAAACCAGGCACAGGCGGCAATTCTCGCCGGCAAATGTCCTGCCGGAAGCTTCGTCCCCACGCAGGCGCCAGTCCAGCCAGTCCACGGAAATGCTGGCGGCGGCCCCGCCAAATGGTTGGCTGAAAGTGCCGCCATGCCCGACGGGCAGGTTTACGATGGCCGCGGGGATGTGACCGATGCGGCGGAAATCGTCCATTCCGTTGGCATAGGCGATATCTTCCTCCCCGCCCTGAACATACAGGATGGGGAGCCGCAGCTTGTCGAGATGTGTCTTATCCAGCTTCATGCCGGGAATCTTGTCATCATCATCGGGCAGGATGCCGGTGTTGTTGCCGATCACGGTCTGCACACGCGGATCCGCCCCGACTTCCAGCGCCTGGATGCCGCCGCAGCTGTGACCTGCCGCAGCAATTGCAGACTGGTCGATTAGGCCGTGATATTTGCTACCGGCCAGGCCGTTTTGCGCAACGGCCCAGTCGATTGCATCGATCATGTCCTGTGCCGAAGTGGGGGAAGGCGGGAACTGCCCCTCTTGCGGGGCAGGTCGCGCCTCTGCGCGGCGCTTCGCCTCTTCCGGTTCATACCCTGATGCGATGACCAGATAGCCGTGGCTCGCAATTTCCAGAAGATGCGCGCCATGCGGAGCCGGGTTGTCGCTACACCCGCCATTTCCCCACACCAGAACGCCAAGCGGTTGCCCGGTTGCCTTTGGCAGGGCGGAGGGGCGGAAAATGACATGCCCCGGCAATGTCGGATCGACTTCGCTCATGGCGGGATAAGGGCCGCTGCCACCCGTCATGTCCGCGCCCGGCCCGTTCTGCGCGGCGGCCATGCTGGCGCAGGCGGCAAATGCTAGTGTGATCGTGCTTTTCAGCCTCATTTTCCAATCCCCCATGTTCAGGCCTTGCGGCTTTTTTGTTTAATTTCCGGGCGCTATCCCGTCTTGTTGATCCAATTTGAATATTCCCAGGTCAATGGCATTCGCCATCAGCATATTCCCGCGGTCGTTTGGATGCACGTGATCGCCCGGATCGATTTCCGGAAGAAGGCGCAGGGGATCGTCCCGATCCCGGGTCGCCGCGTCGAAATCGATCACGGCATCGAAGCGGCCGCTATTACGGATCCAGTCATTGACGGTGCGGCGCATGGCTTCGCCCTCGGCCGAATAGAAGGGCAGGCCTCTGGTCGGGAGAATGGTACCGCCGGCCACCTTGATGCCGTGCAGGTGTGCGCGTGCAACCAGTTGATCGAGACCGGCAATTATTTCTTCGGCGGTCGTGGCCTGGCTTTCAGCCATTCCCGGCATGATGGACATGTTGATGTCGTTGATGCCCTCAAGGATGATGACCCATTTCACGCCCGGCCTGCCGATCACATCGTCACCGAAACGCGCAATTGCTGCGTCTCCTGCGCCGGTCCTGAGCACGCGATTGCCGGAAATGCCCGCATTGACGACGCCCCAGCCGGACAATTCCGGATCCTTCTGCAGCCTTTCAGCCAGCAGGGCGGGCCAGCTTGCATGGGCACCGGCAGTGGTGGCGTAGCCTTCCGTGATTGAATCGCCGAGCGCGACGATCGTGGCGGCATCCTGCCGGGCGGGAACGCTCAGTCCCTTCAGCCAGAAATACGAACCTGTGATCTGCGCATCGTCCATCCGTTCCGCAGCCGCGCGATCGCCGTCCACGACATAGGTGGGCATCAGGGCGAGCGGATCGACCGTGTTGGCGGTTGTCGTGTGGGGCAGGTGGATGGAAATTGCCACTTCGGCGAGTGCGGGCAAAGCCAGCTCAACCGGATCGCTGACCGCCTTTGCACCGGGATGAAGGATCAGCTCATCCTCGCCCCCGAAGGTGACTTTGCGGCTGGTCCCCGGCACCAATGCACTGCCGCCGGCGGAAAGCGCCGCATGGACCGATGCCAGGGTCACGGCTTCGCCCCCCTGCGCATTGGCGAATTCCAGGCGGAAACGATCGCCACCAGCGCTGGTCCGCACGATCATCCGAATGGTCTGGTTGTCGAAACTCGCGGGGTAGGGTTCAAATGGTGAAGGGACCGGCGGAGGGGGAGCATCCTCTCCCGAAGGCGCTTCGAAAGGTGGCGGAGGAGCGGGGGCCAGTGGCAACGGCGTTCCCCAGCTTTCAATCCAGCGATCCTGTGCCGAAACAGGGGAAGAAAATGCCGCCGCAAGCAAGATGAAGACTGCCGCCGATCGCGGAAAGTGCATGAATCCGTCCCCCGGAAGATTATTTGTTCTGCCAAGTCTAGCCAATTCATTCACCTGCCGCAAACGATTGCATTGGCGGTGCCTGCAACCCTATTACCTGTGTCCGGAGATACTGGAGAAGGGGGAGAGGACATGACCATTCGGACAATAGGGGCGCTGGCTTCGGGGCTGCTGCTGAGCATTTCCCCGGCGGCTGCTGCCGCGCAGGAAAGCGCCGGACCGGAAATGGGCCGTGAATTTGCTGCCGTGAACGGCACGACGATCCGCTGTCCTCTGCCTCAGCCTCCGAGCGAGGAACAGCAGGCCGCACAATTTGAAACGCGCCCGCGCGATCTTGATCAGATGTCGGCCGAGGCTGCAAAGTTCTTTAATTCCGACAGTGAAATAGGCGCCGCTTTTCGCGCCAGGCAAGCAGAACAGCGGGCGACCGACTGGCCGTTTCTGTGCCGTTATCGCGATGCCAATGCGATGCTTGCCGAAGCCGGTTATCGCCCGGATGTGGTTTTCATGGGAGATTCCATAACGGAAGGCTGGATTCAGGCTGATCCGTCCTTCTTTGAAGGCAATCACTATGTGGACCGGGGGATTAGCGGGCAGAGCAGCAGCCAGATGGTCGCGCGTTTTCAGCAGGATGTCGTGGCCCTGGCGCCCAGGGCAGTTCATATTATGGCAGGCACCAATGATATTGGCGGGGCGACCGGCCCGATCACGGAAGATGAGTTTGCCGGCAATATCCGCGCCATGCTCGATATGGCCCAGGCCAATGATATCGAGGTGGTTCTGGCGGCTATCCCGCCCATGTCGCGCCTGTTGCCTCGCCCGGAATTCAATGTGCGGCCAGTGGTTCTGCAACTGAATGCGCGGCTGGCGGAACTGGCGGAGGAATATGGCGTCCCCTTCGTCGATTATTACACGCCCATGGCGCTGCCCGATGGCGCATTTGATCCGCAACTGGCGAATGACGGGGTTCATCCCACGCGGGCCGGCTATGCAGTGATGGCGCCGCTGGCGAAGGCCGCACTGGACAATGCGTTGAAGGTTTCATCCCGCTGAAACGGGGTGGCCGCCCCGCGCAATCGTTGCACGGGGCGGCCGGTGGACCCGGCAGGGCCGGTTCCGGGAGGTTGTCAGTAGGAATTCATCCGCAGGCGGAGCCCGATGGTCCGCGGCGTCGGGCCGGATCCTGACAGAGGGCCGGTTGTGCCCAGGAATGTCGGGCCACGTTCGTCCGTGAGATTGTTCCCGATCAGGGCCAGTTCCCAGGGGCCCCGGCGAACGCCGAGCGTCAGGCTGATGAGATCGTAGGGATCCGCGACCAGCCCGTTTGCCTGCAGCCGGTCGCCGCTGTGGCTCAGCGAAATATTGCTGAAGCCGTCGAAACCGCTGGCGATTTCCCAATTGTAATTGGCATCCAGGCGAAAGTTGTTGGCCAATGTGTTGAGCAGGCGCGCACCGGGATAGAGCAATGGCTGCGCATCGGCCACGACCTCGTTGACCGTGTCGTATTCGCTGTCGTTGATATTGCCGACAAACCCGAGATTGAGGCCTTCGATCGGTGTGTTCCAGCGGACTTCCAGATCAATGCCCATCGTGGTGGCATCACCGAAATTGGCGAACCCGTCCACTCCGTCGATACCACCCGTCACCGAGGTTTGCAGGTTGGTGTACTGGAGGTGATAGAGATTGAGCCCGACATTCAATGACCGGTCGGGATTGCGCCATTTCAGACCGAACTCGTAATTGGTGGAGGATTCCGGATCCAGCGCCACTTGTGCCGGAACCCCGGCGATCCCCAGCGATTCCACCTGCACACGCGATTGCACGATCCCCGGCCGAAAGCCTGTCGCGGCCGAAATGAACATCGTCAGGTCGTCGCTGGGGAGATAGGAAAGGTTGAGGCGCCATGTCTCCACGCTCTCCTTGGTCGGGACTTTTCCGGTACCGTCTTCGAAAGCGCGATCGTCGTGATAGGTCCGCAAACCGACAAGCGGAACCAGCTTGCCATCGAACAGTTCGTAGCTGATTTCCCCGAACACGGCCCAGTTTTCGGTCAGCGTGTTGTTATCCGCATTGATCGTGACGACCGGGAGAACGAGAGCGTTCTCCTGCGGGCCTTCCCCGTCCTGATAGGCTGCCCCTACGACCCAGTTGAACGGCCCGCTTCCGGCAGAGTTCACGCGCAATTCCTGCGCGAACATTTTCGGCAGGAACTGACTGGAGAAGGAGCCCGAGGGTGAAAGCGGGATATTGATCCCGAATTCACCTTCGAGGTGGCTTGTCGCACTGGTCACGGTGAAGGCGTCGAAATGGGCGGTGGCCGTCAGGCTCCACAGCGTGAAATCGCCGTTGGAAAAGCCATCCTGCCCGGCAGTGTTTTCGAAATAGGGCGGCTTCACAGAGGCGGTGAAGCCGGTGAAATCCTGCCGCGGGCGGAAGTTCCAGTATTGCGCGCGGATATCGACATTGTCCCAGGGGCGCAGCAGGGCGACAACCCTGATGTCGTCATTTCTCGCACTGTTTACGTTGGTCTGGTCCGGCGTACCGTCATACGGGCCGAAATAGGCATCGGCATAGCCGGCATCGCGGGAAAACCCGCCGCTGGCCCGGATGGCAAACCTGTCTTCGACAATCGGAATGGAAAGGGCTGCCGCCGCCCCGTAATTCAGCTCGTCAGCGCCTGTCGTCTTCGACGCTTCGGCCTCGAAAGCATATTCGATATTGTTGAGGTCCGGATCACGCGTGTGGAAGATGAAGACGCCGCCGGATGAGCCCTGTCCGTAGAGGGTGCCCTGCGGTCCGCGCAGCACTTCCACACGTTCCATGTCGATGAAGCGTACGGGCGGCGCGATGCCGAAATTGGTGACGATGAACGGGGTATCGTCAAGATAATAACCGATCGGGGAATCGCCGTTCTGGGTGACATTGCCGCGCAGATTGTAGAAGCGCGAAGCGTTCGACTGGCGGAACCCCTCCTGTGCGCCCGGGACGCTGGAGACAAGATCGCCGATCGTCGTGATGTTGCGTTCCTTGAGGGTTTCCCCGCTGAACGCCTGGATTGCCAGCGGCACCTGCTGCAAGGATTGCACGCCTGCCTTCTGGGCGGTCACGATGATCTCGTCAGAACCGGCCGGGGGCGATTTTTCTTCGCTTTCTTCCCTGTTTTCGGACTGATCAGACTGGTCCTGCGCCTGAGCCGCCGCTGCCGCCAGACTGGACACGATCGCCAATGCCGCAACCGCGGTGCGTAGATGCCTCACAACTCCCCTCCTGCACGATACAAACGATTGCCCATCTTCAAAAGCGGGCTTCAGCGCAGAAAACAACGAAGTCAGCCTGCGAGTCAACCGAAAAGAACAATCGATTGCATTGGGGCGCGTCGGGAGGGCGCCTGCGCTAGCGGTTCTTGCAGGCCAGAGGATTCAGTTCTTTGCGGTGGATGCGCGCGCGACGAGGGTGGGCTTGAGTGTCACCGAATGCGCCTCTTCCCCTTGCATCCGGCGGAAGACCAGATCGACCAGTGCATCGGCGCCCGCTTCCAGATCCTGCCTTATCGAGCTGAGCGGGGGAAGCGTTCGCCGAGCCATCTCGAGATCGTCGAACCCTATCACTTTCACATCTCCGGGGACCGCGCGTCCACGCTCGACCAGGGCCTGGATCGCCATCATCCCGATCGTGTCGGACATGGCGAAAATGCCATCCAGACTGTCTGCCAGATCCAGGAAGCCGGATATCTCCTCGATCGCTTTCTCGGGCACGAAATGAACGGGCAGATTCGCCCCCACCGCTCCCTGGCCCATATCGCGCAGCGCCTCGCGAAATCCCTGCAGGCGCTGTTCAACCTCGGGCACTGACGGATCACCGAAAAAGGCAAGCTTTCGGCAGCCTTGCTCCAGCAGATGCTCGGCCGCCATCCGGCCGCCCAGCCGATTGTCGCTGCCGACAGAGCAATATTCCTGTTCAGGCAATTGGGCGCCCCAGACGACCAGCGGCGGATAGGATCGCGCCACGCTGTCGATCACTTCTGCCTGGTTCGACTGCCCGATGATTATCATGCCATCGACCCGGCCCGAATCCGCCAGCTGGCGGAGCCATGATGGGTCGCTGGGCACGACCCGGCTCAGCAGCAGATCATATCCCCGATCAGCCAGCCGGTCAGCAATATGGCCAAGCAGCGTCATGAAGAACGGATCGGAAAGATGCTGCGTCTTTTCATGGCCCAGCGGCACGATCACGCCAATGGTTCCGGTCCTGCCCGTGCGCAGGTTGCGGGCCATGCTGCTTGGCTGGAAATCATGGTCGGCCGCCAGCTTGCGGATCCGGTCGCGCGTCGCCTGCGATACCTTTCCGGTCCCCGCCAGGGCGCGCGACACGGTCGCTGCCGAAACGCCGGCCAGCTTGGCCAGGTCATGGATATTCTGCGGCCTTTGCGCGCCGCCATTTCGTGTCGAAGCCTTCTTCGGGGGCAAGGGAACCTCTGCTCGCTCAATCTGGCCTGCATCCGACGCTTTGCACGCGGAGAGGTCAAGCGGGAATCGCGCTTTCCTCCCGGTGAGGTATTGCCATCGCCAATGCGGCGGCCGTCGGCTTGCCTGGTCGGAAAGATGCAGCTATTGCATTTGCGCAATCGATTGCAAAGAACGATCGCCGGGAGAGACCATGCTTGAACTTTTGACCGCCATCGTTGCGAGATCCGGCCTGCGCCAGGCTGCCTTGCTTGTTCTGGCGGCCCTGTTGCTTCCGGCGGGTTTCGCCGCACCGGCCCTGGCCGGGGAAGATACTGGCCAGTTGCTTGTGGGTGCCGCCAGGATCGATGTCACTCCCGGCGAAGATGAAATGCCGCAGAACATGACCGGCGTTCTCGACCCGCTTCATGTACGCGCGATTGTTGTCGGCAATGATATCGAAAAGGCGGCGATGGTAACCGTGGATGCCGGGATGCTTCCCACGGATGCGTGGCGGCGCCTTGGAGAGCGGGCCGAGGCCGAACTTGGCATTCCGCGAGAGAATGTGATGTTGACGGCGACCCATACGCATTCGGCGCCATTCGTGCGTTCCGGTGATTTCGAAGAACGCATCTTTCAATCCATGGCCGAAGCTGCCGCCTCCATGCAGCCCGCGCGCATGGCGTTTGGTACCGGCATTTCTCACATCAATGTCAACCGCAACATCATCGACCCCGAGACGCGTCGCTGGTGGGAAGGCCCGAATTATGAAGGGCCTTCCGACCAGACCGTTGCGGTCCTGCGGTTCGAGACACTCTCGGGCGAGCCGATCGCGGTCTATTACAATTATGCTGTTCACCCGGTCATCACGGGAACGCTGGACATGATCAGTGCCGATATTCCGGGTGCTGCATCGAATTATATCGAGGAATCGCTTGGCGGAGACGCCGTGGCGGTATGGTCCAGCGGTGCTTCTGGCGATCAGAACCCGATCTTTTTCCAGCAGACTTACGATCTGCGTGAAATCCGTATCGCCGATTATGCCCGTCGCGGTGAAGATATCAGCAATGCCATGCCGCCCGGCGGCCAGGGGCTGGATCGCAGCAATCCGAAGGTGCGTCTGCTGCTCGATCAGCAAAAGCGGATCAACAGCGCTCTTGGCCTCATGCTCGCAGAAGAAGTTCTTCACGTGATGCGCGAGGGATTACAGCGGCCAGAAGAGCGCGTTACCATTGCCGGCGCACTGAAAACGGCGACCTGTCCCGGCCGCCGTCGACTGGACGAGGGGCGGGCGGGTTATGCCGGCACGTATGAAGATGCCGATCCGATCGATCTGCAACTCAGCCTGTTGAAGATCGGCAATGTCGTGATCGGCGGCGTGGACGCTGAAATCTTCACCCTGATTGCCCAGCGCTTCAAGGATGAATCGCCTTACAGGAACACGATGATGGCGACGCTTACGAATGGCGCGGCCCGTTCCGGCTACATCCCTAATGATGCGGCATTCAACCAGCATACTTTCGAGGTTGTTTCATCCCGCCTGAAGCCGGGCTGCGCGGAGACGGCCATTGTCGAAGGCCTGCTGGATCTGATCGACAGAGCAGGGGGTGAATAGCGTGCAGGGGCAGAAAACAGGCACGCTGCGCCTGATTGGAATTGCCGCGTCCATGGTTGCGGCAAGCCTGCCTGCTGCCGCGTTTGGCGAAGAACCTGAGGATGACAGGATTGCCGCTGACGGCACCATCCGTCTGGACGGGGTGAATGTTCCGCTTTCCCAGTTCACCAGCCCGGAAGGGCGGGCCTATCTGCGCCACCTAATTCTGAACAAGCCCTTCGGCACGCCATTACCCGATATCGAGGCCGAGCGCGTCCGCCAGGACGAGATCATGCACGGCTTCCTGAAGCCGATGCGGGAACGCTATGCTGTTGCCGTTGCGGAGGAGGAGATCGGCGGCATCGTGACTGACGTGGTCACCCCGGCCGAAGGCATCTCCCCCGAAAACGCCGACCGGGTGCTGATCAACCTGCATGGCGGCGGTTTCGTCACGGGCGGACGGTCGGCTTCCCTGGTGGAATCGGTTCCGCTGGCTGCGCTGATGAAAATCAAAGTGGTTTCGGTCGATTACCGGATGGCCCCGGAACACGCATTTCCCGCCGCGAGTGAGGACGTCGCGGCGGTCTATCGTGAACTGCTGAAACAGTATGAGCCTTCCCGTATCGGCATTTACGGATGTTCGGCAGGAGGCCTGCTGACTGCACAATCCATCGCCTGGTTCCGCGCCAACGATCTTCCCAACCCTGCGGCGGTCGGTGTCTTCTGCGCTTCGTTGAGCGGATATTTCGGCGGGGAATCCACGGTGCTTTCCGGTCCGTTGACCGGCAATCTGCCGCGTTTGTCGGACAGTGTGGCCGCTCCGCCCGCCGGCGATGATAGCCCCGGCTATCTCGACGCTGCCTCCACGGACGATCCGCTGGCCTATCCGCTGGCTTCCCGCGAAGTCGTGGCGGACTTCCCGCCGACATTGTTCATTACCGGCACTCGTTCCTTCGAATTCTCCTCGGCGCTCAATTCCCATAACCGGTTGGCCTCGGCAGGAGTGGAATCCCGTTTCCATGGCTGGGAAGGCATGTTCCACGGCTTCATCTACAATTCGGAATTGCGTGAATCCCGCGCGGCTTACGACATCATGGCCGACTTCTTTCAAACCCATCTGGCAGAGTAGAACCATGGCAAGCAGACAGGGCCCGGCCGAAGCCGGTGCGGCGGTGGGCAGTTCAACGCTGCTGAAGATCCTGGTTTTCGCGATGTTCGCGATGTTCGCCATGACCACCGATTCCGTCGGGACCGTGATTCCCGAAGTGATCCGCCAATTCGATCTTGGCCTGACTGCCGGTGGATCGTTTCAATATGCGACCATGTCGGGCATTGCGATCTCAGCCATCGCCCTGGGCTTCCTGGCCGATCGGCTGGGCCGCAAGGTCACTATCCTGATCGGATTGACCATGTTCGGACTGGGATCCGCGCTGTTCGCAGCGGGGAACGATTTCCTGTTCTTTGTTTCATTGCTGTTTGTTTCGGGTCTTGGAATCGGCATTTTCAAGGCCGGAGCGTTGGCGCTGATCGGCGATCTTTCACGCTCCACCCACGAACATGCCCGGACGATGAACCTGATCGAGGGCTTCTTCGGCGTCGGTGCCATTATCGGCCCAGCCATCGTGGCCTATCTGCTGCAGGTGGGCGCAAGCTGGACCTGGGTCTATCTGATCGCCGCGGCGATGTGCGGCCTCCTGATACTCGGTTCGGCCACGGCCAGATTTCCGCGCCCGGTGATCGCCAGGGACAAGGCGACTTCCCCGACAGAGGCGATCCGCCTCGCGGCCGATCCCACTGCGCTGTTCTTCGGGACGGCGCTGATGTTCTATGTCGGTGCGGAGGCGGCCGTCTATGTCTGGGCTCCGACCTATCTGGCGGATTATTCAGGTTCCTGGGTGGCTCTTGCCGCCTATGCCGTGTCGATCTTCTTCGTGCTGCGCGCGGCCGGCAGGTTCGTGGGTGTCTGGCTGCTGTCGCGCATGAACTGGACCACGGTCCTCCTCCTGTGCAGCACGGCAATGGCATTGTTGTTCTGGGCGGCGGTCATCGGTGGGCGGGAGGTTGCAATCTTCGCGCTGCCTGTGACCGGACTGTTCATGTCCGTGCTTTATCCCACGATCAATTCGACCGGCATCAGCTGTTTCGACAAGGGGCGTCACGGATCGGTCGCCGGGCTGCTGCTGTTCTTCACCTGCCTGAGCGCGGTCTTCGCGCCGCTGGCAATGGGCGCATTGGGTGACTGGCTGGGCGATAGCGCCTACAGCATCGTGCTGGGCGCGGTGATGGCCACGCTGCTGGTGGTGCAATGCGCCTGGAACGCAGCCCGGCAACCATTCGCCGCGCGTCTGGCGCAGCGCAATCTCGACGATTATCACACCGCGGAAGTGGAAGCCGCCCCGGTAACGGGGTGAGCCACGGGACAGGGCGGAAAGATCAATCCGCGCCGCGTGCAAAG
Proteins encoded in this window:
- a CDS encoding MFS transporter, whose product is MASRQGPAEAGAAVGSSTLLKILVFAMFAMFAMTTDSVGTVIPEVIRQFDLGLTAGGSFQYATMSGIAISAIALGFLADRLGRKVTILIGLTMFGLGSALFAAGNDFLFFVSLLFVSGLGIGIFKAGALALIGDLSRSTHEHARTMNLIEGFFGVGAIIGPAIVAYLLQVGASWTWVYLIAAAMCGLLILGSATARFPRPVIARDKATSPTEAIRLAADPTALFFGTALMFYVGAEAAVYVWAPTYLADYSGSWVALAAYAVSIFFVLRAAGRFVGVWLLSRMNWTTVLLLCSTAMALLFWAAVIGGREVAIFALPVTGLFMSVLYPTINSTGISCFDKGRHGSVAGLLLFFTCLSAVFAPLAMGALGDWLGDSAYSIVLGAVMATLLVVQCAWNAARQPFAARLAQRNLDDYHTAEVEAAPVTG